Within the Alteromonas sp. M12 genome, the region GCGATTATCCCCCCTTATCAAACCTACATAACCTATGACGTCTATATAGTGCCGGGACTGGCAGGCATTATATTGCTATTTAACGGCTTACAAAGTTCGTTATCTATGGTTTATGACCGCGAGATGGGCAGTATGAAAGTACTCCTCACCAGTCCTATGCCTAGGCCATTTTTACTCATTGCAAAACTGCTGGCGGGTGCCAGTATCTCCATTATTCAAGTATATGTATTTTTTGCGATAGCATGGCTGTTGGGGATTAAAATGACACTAGTGGGTTACTTGCTGGCCTTTCCTGCACTGCTGCTCACGGCCCTAATGTTAGGAGCACTAGGATTGTTTTTGTCCTCTCGAATTAAACAGCTTGAGAACTTTGCAGGAGTAATGAATTTTGTCGTATTTCCGATGTTTTTCTTATCCTCAGCTCTTTACCCACTTTGGAAAATGCGCGAGTCAAACGAAGTGTTATATTGGATATCTCAATACAACCCCTTTACTCATGGAGTAGAACTTATTCGATTCGCCTTGTATGAATCAGCGAATTTTAATGCCATGATAATAACCTTGGTAACAACGGTAATACTAAGCGCCTTAGCCATCTGGGGTTACGACCCCAAACGTAGTTTGCAAAAAGTGAGAACCAAGATATGACTCGACAGTACACGCCCAAATCTTGTAAAATAATTGTTAAACTCAAATTAGGTTGTTCATTATGATAGAAATATTAGTAGCTGATGATCATCCATTGTTCCGCTATGCAATTACCGATTTTGTAGAGCGAAATATCCCTGACACGCAAACGATCACTTGTACTGATTTGGAAGAAGCTCTTGCTCAAGCAGAAGAGAATCCGAATATCGACCTAGTTTTACTTGATCTCAACATGCCCGGTATGGATGGTTTGAATGGGATAGTCCGATTTCGCAATTTATATCCTGAAGTGCCGATTGTGATCGTTTCAGCAGAAGAAGATAAGAGTGTTGTTCTTCAATCATTTACTTATGGCGCCGTTGGTTTCATAACTAAATCTTCGAGTTGTGAGCAAATTGTCGCGGCTATTGAACAAGTGCTTTCTGGTCAAGTCTATTTGCCACCGGATATTATTCGTAAAGGTTCCGTTAGTGAACCGAAAAAAGATTTAGCCGCACAACAGATAGATCCGAAATTAATTGGTGCGCTAACAAGGAGACAGTTACTGGTTTTCGAGTGTATCACCAAAGGCAAATCGAATAAGCAAATCGCTTACGAACTCAATATTGCAGAAACCACTGTTAAAGCCCATGTCTCTGCGATATTAAATAAATTAAATGTACACAATCGAATTCAAGCAGCTTTGTGTGCGGCTAATATTGATTTTAACCAATACTTAATTCGCTAAAAATTTAGTTTAATCGGTTATCCCAACTGCTCTTAATCAGTCAGCGCTGAATAAGGCCAATTGGGCTTAGTTGTTAGATAGTAAGTTAGAAATT harbors:
- a CDS encoding ABC transporter permease; translation: MIQYWYCFNGIIKREMLRFLQQKARLVSAIVRPLLWLVVFAAGFRAALGIAIIPPYQTYITYDVYIVPGLAGIILLFNGLQSSLSMVYDREMGSMKVLLTSPMPRPFLLIAKLLAGASISIIQVYVFFAIAWLLGIKMTLVGYLLAFPALLLTALMLGALGLFLSSRIKQLENFAGVMNFVVFPMFFLSSALYPLWKMRESNEVLYWISQYNPFTHGVELIRFALYESANFNAMIITLVTTVILSALAIWGYDPKRSLQKVRTKI
- a CDS encoding response regulator transcription factor, with the protein product MIEILVADDHPLFRYAITDFVERNIPDTQTITCTDLEEALAQAEENPNIDLVLLDLNMPGMDGLNGIVRFRNLYPEVPIVIVSAEEDKSVVLQSFTYGAVGFITKSSSCEQIVAAIEQVLSGQVYLPPDIIRKGSVSEPKKDLAAQQIDPKLIGALTRRQLLVFECITKGKSNKQIAYELNIAETTVKAHVSAILNKLNVHNRIQAALCAANIDFNQYLIR